The following coding sequences lie in one Metopolophium dirhodum isolate CAU chromosome 5, ASM1992520v1, whole genome shotgun sequence genomic window:
- the LOC132945356 gene encoding uncharacterized protein LOC132945356 produces MSVLMFFNNGDDACWPSDEAIERYRNQNAGDGRAVKVFDYRTGPQSIVDAVDREFRLSGHHGHGVRLVLTGYQDPALAKWLYRERGLPVNVIFSSVDIADDSDWSDDGITMSGWNCSVDIDDNDDDLDIISHVLRFVNDLCYDYRRYARGLRDIPSAAAADVDCVRDGVYASIMDTFGKGVQAVEPVLDAILEQLCGAACADPAATDDGRWTLASGVVEEGDRAAEDAARLVSSRFDCSAAAAVDYTQRTTRVAASFASTFWHEHADITPTHTDRTLAACLIENLRAVADPELAELSAEHFAICLNAKFIATRRWRWTVGGASSVAGSATAVGPSLFRPEIRQRCERFLAVDHLQDLMAAGDDVEDHEAVAGKRFIVRSHVEHLEPHVLPQRLVDYASTHFGYEVRYFALTDTLVFRFTDGGRGRFVEQSHAHRFAGPRNFKEFHNEAFRTIDFKSGNYDADRPLAMTDPNVFRYRAFGYVDATDYAVHYVSVTSDTKIRAEVYELRDDDSESSVSACEQRYRMKVECGEFWVTVHSVVTAISGERQTELTVGLTNGTVVVVTRLPGGEFNVTPRTADSLVDDHSQRYEWPDGRPMFEFFDDVATVISADGTWTSADFGRADHFVCVTYLSDGAKVRMTTTRPAIQFCHGSESGEPMTDDKYLVCRRDLSGYEFVDHHESRLTVCQVREGSDHETPWPVTVVRTLTQNRFDDRMAGLVDKALSDHLVTIKTLADSLNAVLPVNDDDVDDELDELNELNGETSLVSHPSVNM; encoded by the exons ATGAGCGTTTTGATGTTCTTTAACAACGGTGACGACGCGTGTTGGCCGTCAGACGAGGCGATCGAGCGGTACAGAAATCAGAACGCCGGCGACGGACGTGCCGTGAAAGTGTTCGATTACCGGACGGGTCCGCAATCGATAGTGGACGCCGTGGACCGGGAATTCCGGCTGTCGGGACACCACGGCCACGGCGTCCGGTTAGTGCTGACCGGTTACCAGGACCCGGCGTTGGCCAAATGGTTGTACCGGGAACGAGGGTTGCCCGTGAACGTGATATTCTCGTCCGTGGACATCGCGGACGACAGCGACTGGTCTGACGACGGCATCACCATGTCCGGGTGGAACTGCTCAGTCGATatcgacgacaacgacgacgacctGGACATAATCAGTCATGTGCTGCGATTCGTCAACGACCTGTGCTACGATTACCGGCGGTACGCCCGCGGCCTGCGCGACATACCCTCGGCGGCCGCTGCCGACGTGGACTGCGTGCGGGACGGCGTGTACGCGTCCATCATGGACACTTTCGGTAAAGGTGTCCAGGCTGTCGAACCCGTTCTGGACGCCATCTTGGAACAGCTGTGTGGCGCGGCGTGTGCAGACCCGGCGGCGACGGACGACGGCCGGTGGACGTTGGCGTCCGGTGTAGTCGAAGAAGGCGATAGGGCGGCCGAAGACGCAGCTCGCTTGGTGTCGTCCCGCTTTGACTGTTCCGCTGCGGCCGCGGTCGATTACACACAACGGACGACCCGGGTGGCCGCGTCTTTCGCGTCCACGTTTTGGCACGAACACGCCGACATCACTCCGACGCACACCGACCGCACACTAGCCGCGTGCTTGATCGAAAACCTCAGGGCAGTCGCCGACCCGGAACTCGCAGAGCTGTCGGCCGAACATTTCGCTATTTGCCTGAACGCCAAGTTCATCGCCACCAGACGTTGGCGGTGGACAGTCGGCGGCGCATCGTCTGTGGCCGGGTCCGCGACGGCAGTCGGCCCGTCGTTGTTCCGGCCGGAAATCCGGCAACGCTGCGAACGGTTTTTGGCCGTGGATCACCTGCAGGACTTGATGGCCGCCGGCGATGACGTCGAGGACCACGAGGCTGTAGCCGGAAAACGCTTCATAGTTCGGAGTCACGTGGAACACTTGGAACCGCACGTCTTGCCCCAAAGGCTGGTGGACTACGCGTCGACACACTTTGGCTACGAAGTCCGATACTTCGCGCTCACCGACACGCTGGTGTTTAGATTCACGGACGGTGGACGTGGGCGTTTCGTCGAGCAGAGTCACGCGCACAGGTTTGCGGGGCCCAGAAATTTCAAAGAGTTCCATAACGAGGCGTTTCGGACGATAGACTTTAAGAG TGGTAACTACGATGCTGACCGTCCGTTAGCGATGACCGATCCGAACGTGTTCCGGTACCGGGCATTCGGTTACGTCGACGCGACAGACTATGCGGTACACTACGTGTCGGTTACCAGCGATACCAAAATTCGGGCTGAAGTGTACGAACTGCGCGACGACGACAGCGAAAGTTCGGTGTCAGCGTGCGAACAGCGGTACCGTATGAAAGTGGAATGTGGCGAGTTTTGGGTGACCGTTCACAGCGTGGTGACGGCGATCAGTGGTGAACGGCAAACCGAGCTGACCGTCGGCCTGACCAACGGTACCGTGGTCGTGGTGACCCGGCTGCCCGGCGGCGAGTTCAACGTGACCCCGCGGACGGCGGACAGCCTCGTGGACGACCACAGCCAACGATACGAGTGGCCAGACGGGCGGCCGATGTTTGAGTTTTTTGACGACGTGGCCACCGTGATCTCGGCTGACGGCACGTGGACGTCCGCTGACTTCGGGCGAGCCGATCACTTTGTGTGCGTGACGTACCTGTCGGACGGTGCCAAAGTCCGGATGACGACGACCAGGCCAGCCATACAGTTTTGCCACGGTTCCGAGTCGGGAGAACCAATGACCGACGACAAGTACTTGGTATGCCGCAGAGATCTGTCCGGTTACGAGTTTGTCGACCACCACGAGTCACGGCTGACGGTATGTCAAGTGCGCGAGGGTTCCGACCATGAGACGCCATGGCCGGTGACGGTTGTGAGAACGCTGACCCAAAACCGGTTCGACGACCGAATGGCCGGGCTGGTGGACAAGGCTCTGTCCGACCACCTGGTA